Genomic DNA from Sulfitobacter sp. M39:
GCTGCCGTTCTCTCTTGTGCGCGACTTTGATTATCCCGGTCACAGCCAACGGCGGATGCACGGGCTGCCCTCACGGTCGGGGCGCGAATTGATCGACGCCCTGCGCGCGCGGATCGAGGCGCTTGATATCCCGCTGATCTGCAACCGCCGCGCCACCCGGCTTTATGCAGCAGGCGCCACGCTCGCAGGGGCGCAGGTATCGCTGCCTGACCAAAGCCGCGAAGATATCGGCTGCGACCGGCTGATCCTTGCGTGCAACGGGTTTGGCGGCAACCGCGCCATGGTCGCCCACCACATGCCGGATATCGCGGAGGCGATCTGGTTCGGCCATGACGGCAACCGAGGAGAGGCGATCAGCTGGGGCGAGGCGCTTGGCGCGCGCCGCCGTCATCTGGGTGCCTATCAGGGGCACGGCAATGTCGCCCACCCTCACGGCATCCTGATCACATGGGCCACGATCACCGAAGGCGGCGTTCAGGTGAATACCAGCGGCAAGCGGTTCTGGAACGAGGCGCAAGGCTACTCCGAAGCGGCGCGGGCCGTGCTGGCGCAGGCTGGCGGCGTGGCGTGGACCATATTCGACGCCCGCATCGCCGACATTGCCCGCCAGTTCGAGGATTTCAAGAACGCCGAGGCCCAAGGGGCGGTGATCACAGGGGACACGGTCGAAACACTGGCTGCAAAGGTCGGATTGCCCGCAGATGTTTTGGCAAAAACGATGACTGATATTCCGGCGGGCGGGCGTGATGCCTTTGGCCGCACATGGGGTGTTACGCCCCTTTCCGCCCCCTTCTGCGCGGTGAAGGTAACCGGCGCGCTGTTTCACACGCAGGGCGGGCTTGAGGTTGACCCGACGACGGCCAAGGTGCGCAGGGCAGAGGGTGGCACATTCGACAACCTTTATGCCGCTGGCGGCGCCGCGTGCGGAGTCTCGGGCGCGGGCGACAGCGGCTATCTGTCGGGCAACGGCCTGCTGGCCGCGGTTACTTTGGGTTTTATCGCGGGGCGCGGCACGCAAGCCGGTTAGGCATCGCCAAAGGTCGCGGCGACCCACTCCGGCAGCTTGATCCGCTGCTCGAACACTGTCGATTTCGCCCGCAGCACGTTTTCTTTGGCATCCCGCACCGGCTCCGCGCTGATCGTGGCATAGGCGTGATCGCGCGCGACCTCCCATGTCTCGTCGCGAAATCCCGCCAATCGGGCATAGAACCGAGCCGCCGTCTGGTCCGCCTCTTTCCACGCGGCACCGGGCAAGCCCCGCCCCGGCATGTTCCCCACATCGACCCGATGCTGGTTTGCGCTCTCTAGCGCGTCGATATTGGCGTATTTCAGGTGCATCAGATAGACACCGCGCGGCAGGTCAAACACCGCCGTTTCAATGCGCTTGGGCCCGACCCATATGCCGTGGCGCCACAGCCCCGTGCCGCGTTTGGTCACCCAAGCCTTGCTGTAGTGCCCCGAGAACACCGCTGTGCGCCGATGGCCAAGAGCCATTTGCCCCGCCGCGAGCACATCATCCTCCAAGGTCTCTGCCACATTGAGACCAAGCGCGAACATCGACTTTGCCGATGCCGTCTCTAACACCGCGTGCAGAGACGTATATAGTGCGGGATCGTAACAGATCAGCTCGTCCGCATCGGTGCGGATCACCCAGTCGAAAGACACGGCCAGTCCATCGGCAAAACTGTTTAGCACCTGCCCGCGTCGTCGGTCGAACCCTTCTAGCGTTTCGCGGGGCACGGTGATCACGGTCGCACGGGGGCAAAGGCTGGCGATCTTGGCGTCGGCCCCGTGGGCAACGACATAGAGGTTATCAAACCCCAGCATGCGCCCATAATGCGCGTACCACTGGGACAGCGCCCAGTAGTCTTTGTAAACCATTGTGATCGCGCAAATATTCATGGTTTCTTTCTACGCGCTTTGCGAATTTCCGAACAGGGTATTTTGACGCGCACCGGTCCGACGCCTTCGAACGCCTATATAAACAAGGCGAACCGCCTTATTCCGACCATATTTTATGTTGCTTTTTGGCGACACCCTTGCCATTATGTTGCCTAGGCCGGGGGGCGAACATGTCATTGGAAAAGCTGATCGATTTGGCGGGTGCCGCGAAAGCGGGCACGGGTGATGTTGCGTTTTGGGACAGCTGCACCCGAACCTTCGCCGATCTGGGCGTCACCGGCATCGGCTATGGCATCATTCCCTACGCCAGTGACGCGACCGTGCGCGGGTTTACCCAAGCCGGTTTCTTTCGCCACACCTACCCCGAAGACTGGGTCACCGCGGTCGAGGAACAAGCGCTGGTGGATGACGATATCTCGGTCGAGTTGATCGCCAATGGCACGGCAGAGGTGCTGTGGAACGACGCCAGTCTGCTGGACGACGCGACCGAGCCGCAACAGATGCAATCCGAGCTGGAGAATGACATCGGGATGCAGTTCGGTGCGTCTTTCGCACTAAACCGCACGCCCGCGGGTCAGGCCATCTCCGGCATCGGTCTTTGGGTGAGCGAGACACGCAGCGACCGCGAATTTGGGCTCTATTGGCAGCAACATCGCGATGCACTACGACGTTTGTCGTTTGCGATGGATGAAGGCATCCGCCGCGATCACATGAGCGTGCTGGTCAACCTCACCCCGCGCGAACGGGACTGCCTGAGCTATCTTGCCATTGGCCTGCGCCCGGCCGAGATCTGCTGGACCCTCAAGATCAGCGAAAAAACCTTCGAGAAACACATCAAGGGCGCGAAAGAGAAGCTGCGGGCCAGCACACGCGATCATGCGGTCGCCAAATCACTGGTTTTAGGGCTAATCCAACCTTAGATGGGGGTTTTCCCCCGCTTGATCTACCTTTGGGTTAGTGGCAGGTAGGACGCATAGAACGGCATCACGATTTTCTCCAAGCAGGCCGGTGAGATAGGGCATATTCACGCTGCCATTTCTCGTCATGCTGGCATTGCTTCGCAAATTATAGCTAGACCAAAGAGCGGGGTGGCAGTGATGCCGCCCCCATTTTGTATTCACCGGTCTTAAAACGTGAACCATCGCGCCGCCCACAACTGACGCGAGAGGGTCGCTACGTCAACTTATCACAAAGACGTTAAATCCGTTGCGTAAATCATTTTTACAGGCAAAGACAGCAAGGTTATTTTTCCAAGCTCGTGAAACCTTTCCCCGATAGGGACCGTGGTTCTATCTAGTAATATGCGGAGCACATCAATGGCAGCCATCAACGGTACGACTGGGACAGATACCCTTCAGGGGACGGCAGAAGACGACCAGATCGATGCAGGTGCCGGCAACGACCGCGTTTCTGGCGAAGGCGGCGACGACCGGATCGACGGTGGCGCGGGCGATGACCTGCTGTATGGCGATGCAGGCGTCGGTACGGCACCGGGCAACGACGCGTCTCCGATTACGCTGTCCTATGCCAGCCGCCTTTTCAACACAGGCAACTCTGCCGACGAAGGCGACAGCGTCTTTTATGACAACGTGGCAACGTTGGACAATGGCGGCGGCGTTTTCGCGCGGCTGGTGCTGGTCGACACCTCCAATGACGACATGCCCATTGACCTTACCGGCGGCACCGGCTTCGAGATCCTGCTGAACTCTGGTGATGGAAGCAGGAGCAGGTATGCCGGTGAAACCGCGACCTTCCGGCTCGAATTCTACGACCGTCAGCACTACATCGATACGGGCGAGTTCAAGCCGATCGCGCTAAATTCCACCGCGACCTTCAACGATCTGGATCGCAACTCCCCCGGCGATCAGGAATCCGTGACGCTGGACACCAACAGCTTCACCTCCTTCGCGACCAGCGATGACACGTCGTTGAATGTCACCAATGCCGATGGCACCGTAACCGCAGCAGGGACCGAGGCGAACTCCCCCGACGATCAGGATGCGTGGTTCTCGGGCCAGTTCGAGAACCGCGAGTTCATCGAGTTCACGCTCGAAACCCGTTCCACGCAGTCGGGCTTCACCCTGTCTGGCGACCTGATTGATGACGCCGTCGTGACCCCGATCGAAGCGGGCAATGACACCATTCTGGGCGGCGAGGGCGACGACACGATCTTTGGTCAGGGCGGGAACGACAGCCTTGATGGTGGCGAAGGCGACGATCAGATCGAAGGCGGCGACGGGCAAGATACCATCACCTCGGGCGGCGGCAATGACCGCGCCGAAGGGGGGCAAGGCTCCGACCTGTTCAACTTTACCTCGGGCGGTGATCACACCATCGTGGGCGGCGAAGATGCCGACGGAACAGATGTCGACGTTCTGAACCTCAGCGGGCTGGATCGGTCGCAGTACACGCTGACCAAAACGGGGCCTGAATCCGGCACGATCGAGTTCCGCGATGCCGACGGCAACGTGACCGGCACCACAACCTATTCCGAAATCGAAGAGGTCGTGATCTGCTTTACCCCCGGCACAACCATCGCCACGCGACGCGGCGAGATCCCGGTGCAGCAGATCAAGGTCGGCGATCTCGTCGTCACGCGGGATAACGGCATGCAGCCGGTCCGCTGGGTGGGTCGCCGCAATCTGGGGCGCGACAACCTGCTGCGCACTCCTGGCTTCAACCCCATTCGGATCAAGGCTGGTGCCTTTGGCGAAGGCGTGCCGCAGCGCGATATGATGGTCAGCCCGAACCACCGCATGCTTGTCGCCTCTGAGACGGCCGAGGTGATGTTCAGCGAACGCGAAGTTCTGGTCGCGGCGAAACATCTGGTCGGGCTCGACGGGGTCGACACTGTCACGCCGGACAAGGTCAGCTACATCCACTTGCTGTTTGACAACCACGAAGTCGTGTTTGCGGATGGCACATGGGCCGAAAGCTTCCAGCCGGGGGCACATTCGATGGCCGGTATCCAGTCCGAACAGCGTAGCGAGATCCTGTCGCTGTTCCCCGAACTCGATGCGGCTGACGGCATGTCCAACTTTGTCGCCGCGCGGCGGTCCCTGCGCGCGCACGAGGCACAGTTGCTGGTATCTGCCAGCGCCGCGTAAGCTGCGCAATCCGGTTCAACTAACGAAAAGGCAGCCCGTTCACCGGCTGCCTTTTTTGTCTCGATGACAGGGGTTTACCAAAAGGCCGAGATATAGGACCGCTCGGCCGCGCCGCCGTGCTCTTTCCACGTCTTGCGCACCTGCGTCGCCATCGCCTTTTGCCCCGCGAACCATAAAAACCCGTCCGCCGCGGATAACACCGCGTCGCAGGCCGCCTGCCCCATCGTGGCACGCTCGGCCTCGTTGGCGATGACGACTTCCAGACCGGCGTGCTTTGGCATCGGATAATGCGCGGCATCTACATGGGAGGGGTAGAGCATGATGCGCCCGGTCAGATCGGGGTTCGCCTCCATGATACGGGCGATGGCCGGAAAGGCGGTATCATCGGCAAATCCGAACACCGGGCCCGTAATCGTACAGCCGCCACCGCCCGGTCCGGCGACAAGGATTTGCGTCCCCAGTTCAACGCTGCGCGCCCAATCGGTGGTGCGCCCACCTTCGTGAATAAACAGATCAAACACCAGCAGTCCGTTTTCCCGATCCACCCGCCGCGCGGTATAGACCGGCAGATGCAGCTTGTGTTCACCCTTGGGCCAGACGGTTGCACCGTTCTCTCCGATGCGGGGCCATTGGGGGGGCTTGCCCGATTGCGCGATGCCAAGGCGGAAGTGGATCGCACTGTCAGAGAATCGCGCCACATCGCCCGCCAGCGTGACCCGCATAAACCCGCAGTCCAACATCTCGCGGTGCTGCACCGTCATCAACCGTGCGTTATCGGGCAACGCACCCTGACGTACCCCATCCGACCAGCGGATCGCCTGCGCCGCATCGGGCATGACGCTGCCGATCTGATCCACAAGACTGTCCTTCAACGTCTGCAGAAAATCGGCGCGCGCGGTCGATATCTCGGCCCTGCAATGGGCACCGGACGGGGCAAAGGCGATCCGCCCATAATAGGTGCCCACGACAATTCCCTGTACGCCATCCTGTTCGACGTGCAGGTCATGCTCTGCCGCTTCGGCCAAGGTGGCCTGACGCAGGGCGGCGAAGTTGACGCCGGGCAATTCGGTTTGTGCAGTGTGATCAGACATGGGCCATCCCCTGTTGCGGTGCGCGCTGCCCCGAGACCCGCCAGATCAGCGGCAATGCCGCAAGCGAGACGGCACAGGCCACACCAAAAAAGAAACCGTAACCAAGATGCTCGGCGATGACCCCGGCGACCATGCCCGAAACCATGCTCACCGCCGCATCCATACATTGGAACAAGGTAAAATCGACACCGCCCTGCCGCGGGTCGGACCAGTTCATGAACTGCCCGTACAGGGCGACAAACCCGAAGGCCATGACCGCCGCGCTGCTGACCATCGCAATCGGGGCCACCGTCGCGGCGGCGAAAACGCCACCCGCCGCCGACAGACCAACCACCCCGAGGATCAGCGCCTGAATCGCCACCGCGCCGGCCAGCACCACGCGGGTGCCGAAACGGCGCACCACTGCACCCCCGGTCATCGCCCCCGCAAAACCCAAGGTCAGGCTGCCGACCCCGCTGAGCAGTCCAAGCTGACCCAGATCATAGCCCGCATCGATAAAGTAAGGCCCGAACATCCCCATCGCGGTTTTCTGCGCCACGACATAAAGCGCCGCGACCAGCAAACCCTGACGCACCTCGTCGCGGGCCAAGGCGGCTCTAAGTCGCGGTTGATGCGGTCGCGCCTGCGCGGTTTTCGCCCGCGCGATGATCGCAAAGGGGACGCAGAGCACAGCAATCACCGCCGCCATACCCCAAGCTCCCACCAGCCATCCGGCGCGGTCCACGAGGATCAGGAACACTCCCCCGCCGATCGCAGCCCCCAGATAGGCACCGCCCACCTGCGCCGCGTTGCCCCAGCCGTATTGCGTATCCTTCAACGCCGCCACGGCATAGCCGTCGCAGGCAATATCGACCGTGGCCGTCGCAAAGGCCGCCACCATCAGCACCGCCAAAACAGGCAGCACCGGCGACGGGCCGATCAGCCCCACCACGAAAAGCGCCGCGATCACCACCGCAGCGCCGAATGTTACAATCGTGACCGACCGGTCCCGCCCGCCGTCGGGCAGGCGGAACCGTTCAACCCTCGGTGCCCAAAGGAACTTGAGCGCCCAAGGCAGCACCAGCACCGAGATCAACCCGATCTGGTCCAGCGGCAGGTTCTGCGCGCGCAACACCCCCGGCAGCCCGGACCATGTGACGCCCGCAATGACGCTTTGCGCGATATAGATGCCGCCGATCGCGCCGACGACACCCCAAGTTCCTCCAAGCCGCGCCATCAGAAGCGGTAGCTGACGCTGGCCGTGGCCGTGCGCCCTTCGTAGCGATAGCAATAGTCCGCGCTACAGGTCTGGTCTGTGTTGTCAAAGACGTTCTTGACGTTGATCTGCGCGCTCAGCCCGTCATAGCCGACTTCACCGAAATCATAGGACATCGACAGATCGGCAAAGACCTCGGCATCGTTCTTGTAGGTATTTGCATCGTTGCCATAGCTTTCGCCGACATAGCGCAGACCCGCGCCGAAGCCAAAGCCCTTGAACGCCCCGCTTTGCGGCTCGTAAAAGCCCCAGATCGATGCGGTGTGATGCGGTGTGGCCGACAGCTGGTTGCCCACGGTGCCGGTGGACCCTGCCTCGATCTCCATATCCAGATAGGTATAGGCGCTGGTCACGCGCAGACCATTGGCAAAGTTGAACTGGCCTTCAATCTCCAGCCCGCGCGACCGCAGGTCATAGGGCACCTGCACCTGGTTCAAGCCATTGAACGTCGCCGGATCAACTGTCTGGAAGACAACACCATCCTCTTGGCGGATGTCAAACAGCGACGCGGTGACAAGGCTTTCGGTACCTGGCAGTTGGTATTTGACGCCCACTTCCTTTTGCAGCCCGCGCGTCGGCTCTGCTGCGCGGCCACTGTTGGGATCGCTGCTGTCGTCATAGACCAGCCCTGTGGTCGGCACGAAAGAGCTCGACACATTGGCATAAACCGACAGATCGGTGTTGAACGCATAGCTCAGACCGACACGACCCGAGAACCCGTTGTGCGATGTATCGGTGCCGTTCTGATTGGCATCAAAGGTGGTCATGTCGACCCAGTCGTAGCGACCGCTAAGGAACATCGTCCAAGGGCCGGAGCTCAGCTGGTCGTGCACATAGACGCCATACTGATACATTTCCTGACCGTTGGAATAGGGTTGATCCACCGCGTCCGTGTCAGCGGCCGAGACATAGCCGACACCGCCATAATAGGCGTCATAGGACGATTGCGTATAATCGAAACCGGCCACAACCGTGTGGTCAAACGCACCGGTAGAGAAATGCCCCTCAGCGTAGGTATCGACCGAGAAATTCTCGGAGTTCTCAAGGTAATGGCCCCAGTAGCGCCCGAAACCCGTGCCCGCCGCATAGATGCCGCTGAACTCAAGATCCGCATCCACTTCGGAATACCGCAGGTTCTGGCGCAGGGTCACGCCATTGTCCATCTCGTGCTCAAGCTCGTAGCCGACGCGCCATTGTTCGTTCACAAAGTCATTATAATCAGGATCGCCGACATAAATATCAGACGCTTCGCCCTGCGACGGGTTGTAGTAAGACGCCGTGCCGCCGCGGGTTGATTCAGAATATTCTGTCAGCACGGTGATCTTGGTCCGGTCCGTCAACTGATAGGTGAAGGACGGGGCCAGCAGCGCCAGATCATCGCTATAGCCCGGCAGCGGCGTATCCGCATCCCGCGCCACACCGGTCAGACGATAGCTGAGCCGTCCGTCGGTGCCGACGGGGCCGGTGAAATCGAACGCCAGCTCTTTGCGGCTGTCTGTGCCAAAGGTCAGCTTCAGCTCGTTATATTCTTCGTCCTTGGGGCGTTTGGAAATGATATTCACCAGACCGCCCGCACCGCTGACGCCATACATCGACGACGATGGCCCCTTGAGCACGGAAACGCCCTCGAACGTGTAGGGGTGGTTCTGGAACCACGCCGACGGACCGTTCACCTGACGCAAGCCATCGCGGAACAGCCCGTCATAGTAGGCCGAGAAACCGCGCAGATAGACAGCGTCATAGCGCGAGTCGAAACCGAAATTGGTGACATTGGCGCCCGAGGTATAGCCCAAGGCGTCCAGCAGCGTGCGCGGCTCCTGATCTTCGATCTGGTCCTGCCCGACGGTGCTGATCGCTTGGGGGATGTCACGGATGGGGGTGTCGACCCGCGTGGCCTGACGCCCCGATTCGGCCACGTAACCGTTTTGCAGCAGCGTCGCATCGCTTTCCGCCTCAAGCGTGAGCGTCCCCAGATCAAGCGTATCCGCCTCCTGCGCATAGGCGGGGTGTGATGCAGCCAGCGCGGCCACCAAGGCAATCCTTGAAATTTGCATGAAATTCTGTCCCTTACTGTTTTAGTCGGAAATGAACCGCCACGCGGCTATTGTCAAACTGAAATAGTAAGGTATTCACCTGCCCGAGACCTAATCAGGTCAGCGCGTCGGGGCAAGCCGCTGCGTCACAAACTTAGCGATCACAGGCGGCATCCCGCCTACACCCATGTATTTACATAACATTTTCAAATACCCCACTAAAACACTCCCCCTTGTCGGGGCGATGGTTATACCCTATAAATAAAGTAAGATATTCAACCGGGCAGGCCCGAACCCTGCCCCATGTATGGACTTCTCTTGATATGGCATCTCTGGCGACCCTCCCGATCCTTGACCGCGACGACGCACCAGCACAGGCGCCCGCCCCCCGTATCACCCCCGAACAACGCGCCGCGCTGACCCATTTCCGGATGTCAGCGATGGCCTGTCGCGTCGCCGCGCGCACGGATCTTTACGAAGCCTGCGCCCTGCTCAGCCTTGATGGAGAGGACGCGAAACGCACATTTGTGGATACGCTGATCAAATGTCTGCCGAATGCAGTGCAGCGCAAGGTCGTCTGGTTCGCGCCGGGCACAGACACGCTTTCGTTTGACGAAGCATGGATCCTGCGCTGCCTGACCAGCATCCGCGAGGACGATCCCGCCAGTCTCAACTTCCTGATCAAGTCGCGCGTCGCCCCCTCTGACCGACGCTATATCGGCTATCTTCTCGGCCAAATTTCCGAGCAGTTTTCTCAAGTTTAGAATAATTCCAAAAAGACCTTGGCAAACCGTTTTTGGTG
This window encodes:
- a CDS encoding FAD-dependent oxidoreductase, translated to MANPDIAAPPSTFDLEAETLIIGAGACGMIAALAAHEAGQDVLLLEADPIPTGSTALSAGLIPAAGTRLQQDAGISDSPDVFATDIQAKAHHENDNALVAAMARTAPQVIDWLVETHGLPFSLVRDFDYPGHSQRRMHGLPSRSGRELIDALRARIEALDIPLICNRRATRLYAAGATLAGAQVSLPDQSREDIGCDRLILACNGFGGNRAMVAHHMPDIAEAIWFGHDGNRGEAISWGEALGARRRHLGAYQGHGNVAHPHGILITWATITEGGVQVNTSGKRFWNEAQGYSEAARAVLAQAGGVAWTIFDARIADIARQFEDFKNAEAQGAVITGDTVETLAAKVGLPADVLAKTMTDIPAGGRDAFGRTWGVTPLSAPFCAVKVTGALFHTQGGLEVDPTTAKVRRAEGGTFDNLYAAGGAACGVSGAGDSGYLSGNGLLAAVTLGFIAGRGTQAG
- a CDS encoding glycosyltransferase family 2 protein — encoded protein: MNICAITMVYKDYWALSQWYAHYGRMLGFDNLYVVAHGADAKIASLCPRATVITVPRETLEGFDRRRGQVLNSFADGLAVSFDWVIRTDADELICYDPALYTSLHAVLETASAKSMFALGLNVAETLEDDVLAAGQMALGHRRTAVFSGHYSKAWVTKRGTGLWRHGIWVGPKRIETAVFDLPRGVYLMHLKYANIDALESANQHRVDVGNMPGRGLPGAAWKEADQTAARFYARLAGFRDETWEVARDHAYATISAEPVRDAKENVLRAKSTVFEQRIKLPEWVAATFGDA
- a CDS encoding helix-turn-helix transcriptional regulator encodes the protein MSLEKLIDLAGAAKAGTGDVAFWDSCTRTFADLGVTGIGYGIIPYASDATVRGFTQAGFFRHTYPEDWVTAVEEQALVDDDISVELIANGTAEVLWNDASLLDDATEPQQMQSELENDIGMQFGASFALNRTPAGQAISGIGLWVSETRSDREFGLYWQQHRDALRRLSFAMDEGIRRDHMSVLVNLTPRERDCLSYLAIGLRPAEICWTLKISEKTFEKHIKGAKEKLRASTRDHAVAKSLVLGLIQP
- a CDS encoding Hint domain-containing protein, which translates into the protein MAAINGTTGTDTLQGTAEDDQIDAGAGNDRVSGEGGDDRIDGGAGDDLLYGDAGVGTAPGNDASPITLSYASRLFNTGNSADEGDSVFYDNVATLDNGGGVFARLVLVDTSNDDMPIDLTGGTGFEILLNSGDGSRSRYAGETATFRLEFYDRQHYIDTGEFKPIALNSTATFNDLDRNSPGDQESVTLDTNSFTSFATSDDTSLNVTNADGTVTAAGTEANSPDDQDAWFSGQFENREFIEFTLETRSTQSGFTLSGDLIDDAVVTPIEAGNDTILGGEGDDTIFGQGGNDSLDGGEGDDQIEGGDGQDTITSGGGNDRAEGGQGSDLFNFTSGGDHTIVGGEDADGTDVDVLNLSGLDRSQYTLTKTGPESGTIEFRDADGNVTGTTTYSEIEEVVICFTPGTTIATRRGEIPVQQIKVGDLVVTRDNGMQPVRWVGRRNLGRDNLLRTPGFNPIRIKAGAFGEGVPQRDMMVSPNHRMLVASETAEVMFSEREVLVAAKHLVGLDGVDTVTPDKVSYIHLLFDNHEVVFADGTWAESFQPGAHSMAGIQSEQRSEILSLFPELDAADGMSNFVAARRSLRAHEAQLLVSASAA
- a CDS encoding siderophore-interacting protein, whose translation is MSDHTAQTELPGVNFAALRQATLAEAAEHDLHVEQDGVQGIVVGTYYGRIAFAPSGAHCRAEISTARADFLQTLKDSLVDQIGSVMPDAAQAIRWSDGVRQGALPDNARLMTVQHREMLDCGFMRVTLAGDVARFSDSAIHFRLGIAQSGKPPQWPRIGENGATVWPKGEHKLHLPVYTARRVDRENGLLVFDLFIHEGGRTTDWARSVELGTQILVAGPGGGGCTITGPVFGFADDTAFPAIARIMEANPDLTGRIMLYPSHVDAAHYPMPKHAGLEVVIANEAERATMGQAACDAVLSAADGFLWFAGQKAMATQVRKTWKEHGGAAERSYISAFW
- a CDS encoding MFS transporter: MARLGGTWGVVGAIGGIYIAQSVIAGVTWSGLPGVLRAQNLPLDQIGLISVLVLPWALKFLWAPRVERFRLPDGGRDRSVTIVTFGAAVVIAALFVVGLIGPSPVLPVLAVLMVAAFATATVDIACDGYAVAALKDTQYGWGNAAQVGGAYLGAAIGGGVFLILVDRAGWLVGAWGMAAVIAVLCVPFAIIARAKTAQARPHQPRLRAALARDEVRQGLLVAALYVVAQKTAMGMFGPYFIDAGYDLGQLGLLSGVGSLTLGFAGAMTGGAVVRRFGTRVVLAGAVAIQALILGVVGLSAAGGVFAAATVAPIAMVSSAAVMAFGFVALYGQFMNWSDPRQGGVDFTLFQCMDAAVSMVSGMVAGVIAEHLGYGFFFGVACAVSLAALPLIWRVSGQRAPQQGMAHV
- a CDS encoding TonB-dependent siderophore receptor, whose translation is MQISRIALVAALAASHPAYAQEADTLDLGTLTLEAESDATLLQNGYVAESGRQATRVDTPIRDIPQAISTVGQDQIEDQEPRTLLDALGYTSGANVTNFGFDSRYDAVYLRGFSAYYDGLFRDGLRQVNGPSAWFQNHPYTFEGVSVLKGPSSSMYGVSGAGGLVNIISKRPKDEEYNELKLTFGTDSRKELAFDFTGPVGTDGRLSYRLTGVARDADTPLPGYSDDLALLAPSFTYQLTDRTKITVLTEYSESTRGGTASYYNPSQGEASDIYVGDPDYNDFVNEQWRVGYELEHEMDNGVTLRQNLRYSEVDADLEFSGIYAAGTGFGRYWGHYLENSENFSVDTYAEGHFSTGAFDHTVVAGFDYTQSSYDAYYGGVGYVSAADTDAVDQPYSNGQEMYQYGVYVHDQLSSGPWTMFLSGRYDWVDMTTFDANQNGTDTSHNGFSGRVGLSYAFNTDLSVYANVSSSFVPTTGLVYDDSSDPNSGRAAEPTRGLQKEVGVKYQLPGTESLVTASLFDIRQEDGVVFQTVDPATFNGLNQVQVPYDLRSRGLEIEGQFNFANGLRVTSAYTYLDMEIEAGSTGTVGNQLSATPHHTASIWGFYEPQSGAFKGFGFGAGLRYVGESYGNDANTYKNDAEVFADLSMSYDFGEVGYDGLSAQINVKNVFDNTDQTCSADYCYRYEGRTATASVSYRF